TATGCACAACCCAACTTCATAAGAAGATGATAACTAACAAGATCATGGAAACACCATTTGTAAATCAAGTTTGCATTAATGCACCCTTTAGCATATATAACAAACAGACCTAATCAGCATTGCCATAAGAataatagtaaataaataaatgaaacatGAGATGTTATCTTACTTGAGAGCCACATAGGTCAAGAAGAAAGTAGCATTGCCTGGAAGGCTTGCAGCTAGCAAGGACACAAGTTTGTTTGGGCTATTCTCTATAGTTTTTAGTGTGCCAAACAAGGTTCCACCTAGAGTAACTCCAATGAATACATTCAGCACAGTAAAGTAGAAGTATTTTCCAGATGCAGCCCTGATTGCATGACTTTCTGTGGGAATGCCCTCCATTTTAGACAAAATCAGAAGCAGCTTGGGCAACAAAGCCAAGAAAACAATCAACGCTATTTGAGGTAGGTAAGCTTCCAACACTGTCCTCAAAGCCCTTAGACGCACTATTGGCTTTATGAACGGCAGAAGTTTCACCAAATTTTGCAAGGTTGTAAATGCTGATATAAATGCAATTGGAATTATGTAAAAGAGTATAGTCAGTGTGACAACGAAATACACCACATATTGCCGCACTTCTCTTTCAAAATACTTTATTTTCAAATTGGGCCATAATAGTTGGCGGGGTTCTGGAGCAGCAAACACAGACCAATGGTCAACCATTTGAGCATGTAAACTCTGAGCTGCTGATGCTGCAGTAACCCTGTTCGAGAAGAAGATAATAGCAGCATTTTGTTGCTTATCTCTGAGAGTAACCTTTTGCTCGGCTTCCAACTTGGTAATagtttcattaatcttctcatTGTAATATTCTATGCTGTCTACCTTACTACCACAAAGTCCAAGTAAACCAGTCCTGTTAGTAGGTCTTGTTCCTTCAGGTTTGGCAGTTGTTTTGGACTTTTCAAATACAGCTTCTGCACGGGCGAGCTTCTTCTTATAACCTTCTAACTCCTCCCAAATCTTGTCTGCCTATTAGCAATAATAAAGACTAGTGATCAAATTCAGACACAATAAAAAATAGACAGAAGCACCAGGACAAATGTGATATATATAATGAAAGGCATTGAATCAGAAATGTAGGTGGTTTAGGACAAGAAAGCAACGAAATGAAATGTGTACCTTTTTGTGGTCTGTTGCAATCATTGACCTGTAAAATGTGTCAGGATAGATGGTTTTGAAATAAGAGTCGACCTGCTCCTTTCGAGTCTGGCCTTCGGGGACAGCAGGTATGTCTCTCACAACGATAGCAAACTGTTCAGGCTTCACATCAGGGGCCTTAAGAGCTTCACCTCTCAGCCACGCCACATGTTTGTAAGCCCTCCATAAGAGGATAAATGAAACAATTGAAACCCAATAGCAGCAAATAAAAAATGCCCACAACCGGTTACTCTTTTGCTGCAGATACAAGAAGCTATTTAGTCTTTGGCATTGCCATCATACTAACATATATAAAACAAGCTAGTCTTCTTTTTCACTCGGAGAAAAAAGTATGGAAAATTAGCATaatgttataaaaaaaaactgTGATTCAATGCAATTATACCCGGATATTTGCCATGGATAACTTGTCAAGTTCACTAAAAGTTCCTTTACTAGTTGTTTGATTCCCACCATCATCGGTGACAGCAACAGGCAGAAGCACTGGTAGCAGAATCATGCCAGAAAAAACTAGGATACCCAACACTGCAGGCacatcaacaagaagaacaaTAGTTAAAAACTGAAAAGATTATTCATAAATTATCCAATAAACAAGCTTTCAAATAATTGGAAAATATAGAAGTATACAATTTGAAAGTGTTTGAAAAGAAAGAGATgcaattttcaaatttctttttaaatcataagGCACCACACTTGAGAAGTGCCAACAAAAACTTAACAGCCCAAGAGCCTATTCTGGAAGCACTACGCTGGATTAGAAGATTATTGGCAAAAGCATACATGTCATAAACATTAGAATACATTTttcaacaagatggtgaaaatTGTGTAGGTATAAGATTATGTGCACGTTTCTGAAACGAGCATCATTCATAAGGATATTGCTTTATTCACCTGCAAATTAGTCCCTAAATTACCAAAGTAAAAACTTCAGTCCCTAAGTTAATACTAATCTGACATGCTCATGCTGAAACTAAATGCTAATCAGTAGCTTCTAAAATAGGAATATAgctatctatatatatattaaaaaagaaatagaaaaagaagtgaGGAAATATGAGGAATCCTTCGAACATATCAACATCCAAACAacctaaaaactaaaaacagaaaagctcAAAGTCCCTTTTAATTCAAAATTCCAAAGCAAAAGTCAAAGCAGAGAACATGAAAACAAGTcagaaaattttcaaagaaacaaaaaaaaaaaaggaaaatttaacAGAAAAGGAGGACAAACCAGTGCCAAGGAAGACAAAGTAAACAGCGGTATCAACCCCAGACATGGCAACCACCTCTGTCTCAGAGGAAGTTAAAGCTTCCTTGATCCAAGTGAAAGGGTTGCGAGACTTGACTCCACCTTCCAAAGGTTCCAAACCTTTGAGGATCCTGTTTGGGTAGTAAATGACATTGTTGCCAGGCCTACTTGCTAAAAGCGCAAACAAAATCATCAGAACCACGAATATGATGAACGACGTCGCTAGAGACGTCAAGAACGAAGAAAAATCCATCTGGGTCTTCCTTCTCTAAACCAAACAACACTGAATTCACCGAAAAGTTTCCAACTTGGTTCACAGAACCGTGGAAAACGGAGTAGAAATATCGGTTACTGGATTACTCTGCATTCATTCAGAAATGAAACCGCCGCTAAATGCTAATGGAGTCAGAAATTAATAATTGGCCATGGAAAACAGTTACATATTAATATCATATTCATATCAGAGATATGGAAAAGGATTAATTGCAGAGATAAGATTGAAAATAAAAGGAAGGAGGAAGATCTTTTTACACACAAGGTGGTAGCTGTTTTGTGGGGTACCTTAGCATTTCGATTTCTTATACACATTTAATGTTACTTTGGATTATATTCTTTCTTTTAACACTTAGTACTGTATTTTTCTGATAATACATTATTTTTTTCCGgtcatttcaaattttcaatattagatttttttttataagcaCGTGAAGATTGCAAttattgtaaaatataataatatgtcACAGttaaacaaaagaaagaataaTTAACAGACAAAAAGTGGCATAAAGCtataaactataaaaaataaatatatggGGCATTATAATAAGCAGTATTGAATGGTAATAACTAATATTTAAAGACTTCCtctaatgtatttttatttattcgcTTTCATATATACGTTTTGTGTTGGTTAAATCTGACTATTCCACTAATTAACGtcagattttattttattttttcaattaaataacAATATAAAGAGATCAAACATTTTATAGATTCAGTGTCAACCTTTCTCTTGACATGTTACTTTGAGAACTCGGAAGGGTTGGTGGTGACTGGTGAGTTGCCACAGACACGGTTTggcattttatttatttatttatacataaaGTTAAGATGAATTAACAAAACGAATTTCTCTAACGACTCTCATCTATCAACTTCACGGGAAATCGACTACATCTGAGTTTCTACCAATTTAAATAGTATAGTCTCTTCATATTCATGTAAGAGGTTGCGAATTCGAATCTCcctatttgaataaaaaaaacaaataaaagttaaataaaaataaacgaGTTTGTGTTCTTAATAGGTAGGTTATATAAAATGAATAATTTAGTAACCATGTGAATTGAACATGAAGAAACAATTGATATCACATGTTCATATACACGGCCAACCTGTCATTGATAGCATCATAATGCAATTAACTTTATTTTATGgcttaatttaatttaaaaaaatactatttatgcgttaaaattaactattaaaattaataattatatataatttaatttatttttagtatgtattttataataaaaaatattaaaaaattaacaaaatttattatttttaacaattatTCATCAATGTTTAAAAGTGTAA
This sequence is a window from Arachis stenosperma cultivar V10309 chromosome 10, arast.V10309.gnm1.PFL2, whole genome shotgun sequence. Protein-coding genes within it:
- the LOC130954920 gene encoding CSC1-like protein ERD4, which encodes MDFSSFLTSLATSFIIFVVLMILFALLASRPGNNVIYYPNRILKGLEPLEGGVKSRNPFTWIKEALTSSETEVVAMSGVDTAVYFVFLGTVLGILVFSGMILLPVLLPVAVTDDGGNQTTSKGTFSELDKLSMANIRQKSNRLWAFFICCYWVSIVSFILLWRAYKHVAWLRGEALKAPDVKPEQFAIVVRDIPAVPEGQTRKEQVDSYFKTIYPDTFYRSMIATDHKKADKIWEELEGYKKKLARAEAVFEKSKTTAKPEGTRPTNRTGLLGLCGSKVDSIEYYNEKINETITKLEAEQKVTLRDKQQNAAIIFFSNRVTAASAAQSLHAQMVDHWSVFAAPEPRQLLWPNLKIKYFEREVRQYVVYFVVTLTILFYIIPIAFISAFTTLQNLVKLLPFIKPIVRLRALRTVLEAYLPQIALIVFLALLPKLLLILSKMEGIPTESHAIRAASGKYFYFTVLNVFIGVTLGGTLFGTLKTIENSPNKLVSLLAASLPGNATFFLTYVALKFFVGYGLELSRLVPLILFHLKKKYLCKTDAEVKEAWAPGDLGYGTRVPGDMLIVTIVFCYSVIAPLIVPFGALYFGLGWLILRNQALKVYVPSYESNGRMWPHIHNRILASLILYQVTMLGYFGVQKFYYAPFLIPLPLLSILFGFVCAKKFYPAFERPTLEVAANGLKDAPNMDLIFRAFIPPSLSSEKIDDENFEDARSNV